One genomic window of Aquisalimonas sp. 2447 includes the following:
- a CDS encoding acyl-CoA dehydrogenase family protein has protein sequence MDFELNDDQIAFQETAREFADRELAPNAARWDEECIFPVETLRLAGELGFCGVYCPEDVGGLGLSRLDATIIFEALAGGCTSTTAYITIHNMATWMVAAFGQDAVREAWCPQLTAGEKLASYCLTEPGAGSDAASLRTKAVRDGDGYRLTGSKVFISGAGETDLLVVMARTGREGAGGVSAFAVPADAEGITYGRKEGKMGWNSQPTRGITFEDVFVPEANRLGAEGEGFRIAMKGLDGGRLNVATCSVGTAAAALDTARRYAGERKQFGQAISEFQGVQFKLADMATELVAARQMVRLGAARLDAKHPEATTYCAMAKCLATDLGFRICNEALQVHGGYGYIREYPLERHVRDVRVHQILEGTNEIMRVIIARRLLAPGSENLLA, from the coding sequence ATGGATTTCGAACTGAACGACGATCAGATCGCGTTCCAGGAGACGGCACGCGAGTTCGCTGATCGCGAGCTCGCCCCCAACGCCGCCCGCTGGGACGAGGAGTGCATCTTTCCGGTGGAGACTCTGCGTCTCGCCGGCGAGCTGGGCTTCTGCGGTGTCTACTGCCCCGAGGACGTGGGCGGGCTGGGCCTGTCCCGCCTGGATGCCACCATCATCTTCGAGGCCCTGGCCGGCGGCTGCACCTCGACCACGGCCTACATCACCATTCACAACATGGCCACGTGGATGGTGGCCGCCTTTGGTCAGGACGCGGTGCGCGAGGCCTGGTGCCCGCAGCTCACCGCCGGCGAGAAGCTGGCCTCCTACTGCCTCACCGAGCCGGGTGCCGGCTCCGATGCGGCGTCCCTGCGCACGAAAGCGGTGCGTGACGGTGACGGCTACCGGCTCACCGGCAGCAAGGTGTTCATCTCCGGTGCCGGCGAGACCGACCTGCTGGTGGTCATGGCGCGCACTGGCAGGGAAGGCGCCGGCGGCGTCTCGGCCTTTGCCGTGCCGGCGGACGCCGAGGGCATCACCTACGGACGCAAGGAAGGCAAGATGGGCTGGAACAGTCAGCCCACCCGCGGCATCACCTTCGAGGACGTGTTCGTGCCCGAGGCCAATCGCCTGGGCGCCGAGGGCGAGGGCTTCCGGATCGCCATGAAGGGGCTGGATGGCGGTCGCCTGAACGTGGCCACCTGCTCCGTGGGCACCGCCGCCGCCGCCCTGGATACTGCCCGCCGCTATGCCGGCGAGCGCAAGCAGTTCGGCCAGGCCATCAGCGAGTTCCAGGGCGTGCAGTTCAAGCTGGCGGACATGGCCACGGAACTGGTGGCGGCCCGTCAGATGGTGCGCCTGGGTGCCGCCCGGCTGGATGCGAAACACCCGGAGGCCACCACCTACTGCGCCATGGCCAAGTGCCTGGCCACGGACCTGGGCTTTCGCATCTGCAACGAGGCCCTGCAGGTCCACGGTGGCTACGGCTACATCCGGGAATATCCGCTGGAGCGCCACGTCCGCGACGTGCGCGTGCACCAGATCCTGGAGGGCACCAACGAGATCATGCGCGTGATCATCGCCCGCCGCCTGCTGGCGCCGGGCAGCGAGAACCTGCTGGCCTGA
- a CDS encoding CoA-acylating methylmalonate-semialdehyde dehydrogenase, which translates to MSTVLNQTAPNVPLLINGEFVQSTTGDWIDVTNPATQDVIGRAPVTTDQEMARAIAAAQEAFKSWRNVPVQERMRCLLRYQALLKEHHDELAGILARETGKTFADAKGDVWRGIEVVEHGCSAPTLTQGEMTENVANGIDTHSIVHPIGVCAGITPFNFPAMIPLWMFPLAVVCGNTFVLKPSEQDPLTPTRLAELWHEAGFPAGTLQVVHGRKEQVDYLLEDPAIKAVSFVGSVPVATHVYRTATHNLKRVQCMGGAKNHMVVMPDANKDQVINHLVGASCGAAGQRCMAISVAVLVGEETRAWMDDLREAVAGIRPGPSDDADAAYGPLISPAAKERVEQLIGTAEGEGADLLLDGRGYTVDGYPDGNWVGPTLIDNVRSDMTVYREEIFGPALLVMHVDTLDEAIELVNSNPYGNGTSIFTRSGAAARKYQHETEVGQVGVNIPIPVPAPFFSFTGGKHSFFGDLHPYGKQAFRFYTETRTVISRWPESDLPSGPNMTISMR; encoded by the coding sequence ATGAGTACCGTACTGAACCAGACTGCTCCCAACGTGCCGCTGCTCATCAACGGCGAATTCGTCCAGAGCACCACCGGCGACTGGATCGACGTGACCAATCCGGCCACCCAGGACGTGATCGGCCGCGCACCCGTGACCACTGACCAGGAGATGGCACGGGCCATTGCCGCCGCCCAGGAGGCGTTCAAGTCCTGGCGCAATGTCCCCGTGCAGGAGCGCATGCGCTGCCTGCTGCGCTACCAGGCCCTGCTCAAGGAGCACCACGACGAACTGGCGGGCATCCTGGCGCGGGAGACGGGCAAGACCTTCGCGGACGCCAAGGGCGACGTCTGGCGCGGGATCGAGGTGGTGGAGCACGGCTGCAGTGCGCCGACCCTGACCCAGGGCGAGATGACCGAGAACGTCGCCAACGGTATCGATACCCACAGTATCGTCCATCCCATCGGCGTGTGTGCCGGCATCACCCCGTTCAACTTCCCGGCCATGATCCCCCTGTGGATGTTCCCGCTGGCCGTGGTCTGCGGCAACACCTTCGTGCTCAAGCCCTCGGAACAGGATCCGCTGACCCCGACCCGCCTGGCAGAGCTCTGGCACGAGGCGGGCTTCCCGGCGGGCACGCTACAGGTGGTCCACGGCCGCAAGGAACAGGTGGACTACCTGCTGGAGGATCCGGCCATCAAGGCGGTGTCCTTCGTCGGCTCGGTGCCCGTCGCCACCCATGTCTACCGCACGGCCACCCACAACCTCAAGCGTGTGCAGTGCATGGGCGGGGCCAAGAACCACATGGTGGTCATGCCCGATGCCAACAAGGACCAGGTGATCAACCACCTGGTGGGCGCGTCCTGCGGTGCGGCCGGCCAACGCTGCATGGCCATCTCGGTGGCCGTACTGGTGGGCGAGGAGACCCGCGCCTGGATGGACGACCTGCGCGAGGCGGTGGCCGGCATCCGCCCGGGTCCGTCCGACGATGCCGACGCCGCCTACGGGCCACTGATCAGCCCGGCCGCCAAGGAGCGAGTCGAGCAGCTCATCGGCACCGCAGAGGGTGAAGGCGCTGATCTGCTCCTGGATGGCCGCGGCTACACCGTGGACGGCTATCCCGACGGCAACTGGGTGGGACCGACGCTGATCGACAACGTGCGCTCCGATATGACCGTCTACCGGGAAGAAATCTTCGGCCCGGCCCTGCTGGTGATGCACGTGGATACCCTGGACGAGGCCATCGAGCTGGTGAACAGCAATCCCTATGGCAATGGCACGTCCATCTTCACCCGGTCCGGGGCGGCGGCACGCAAGTACCAGCATGAGACCGAGGTGGGCCAGGTAGGGGTGAATATCCCCATTCCGGTGCCGGCGCCGTTCTTCTCGTTCACCGGCGGCAAGCACTCCTTCTTCGGGGATCTCCACCCCTACGGCAAGCAGGCGTTCCGGTTCTACACCGAGACCCGGACCGTGATCAGTCGCTGGCCGGAGTCGGACCTGCCGTCCGGGCCGAACATGACCATCAGTATGCGGTAG
- a CDS encoding crotonase/enoyl-CoA hydratase family protein: MSGIRVEKDGAVTTVILDRQHARNAVDPDTARALHRAFLEFEADDDASVAVFCGDHGTFCAGADLKAVSSGDLESYLGELDPPADPDGVTQSPAPMGPSRLLLTKPVIAAVSGHAVAGGMELALWCDLRVMEASAKFGVYCRRWGVPLIDGGTVRLPQIIGLGRALDLILTGRTVAADEAHAMGLCNRVVPDGEARAAAEELARELTRFPQLCMRMDRASAYAQHGQPLAESLRGEYQRGLRALREEGVAGASRFASGHGRHGDFGDL, encoded by the coding sequence ATGAGCGGGATCCGGGTGGAGAAGGATGGTGCCGTCACCACGGTGATCCTGGATCGTCAGCACGCCCGCAACGCGGTGGACCCGGACACGGCCCGGGCGCTGCACCGGGCGTTCCTGGAGTTCGAGGCGGACGACGACGCCAGCGTCGCCGTGTTCTGCGGCGACCACGGCACATTCTGCGCCGGGGCGGATCTCAAGGCGGTGTCGTCCGGTGATCTGGAAAGCTACCTGGGTGAACTGGATCCGCCGGCCGACCCGGACGGGGTGACGCAGTCGCCGGCGCCCATGGGGCCGTCCCGGCTGCTACTCACCAAACCGGTGATCGCCGCCGTCTCCGGGCATGCCGTGGCCGGCGGCATGGAGCTGGCGCTGTGGTGCGATCTGCGGGTGATGGAGGCGAGCGCGAAGTTCGGCGTGTACTGCCGGCGCTGGGGTGTCCCCCTGATCGACGGCGGCACGGTCCGTCTGCCGCAGATCATCGGCCTGGGGCGCGCCCTGGATCTGATACTCACCGGACGCACGGTGGCGGCCGACGAGGCCCACGCCATGGGGCTGTGCAACCGCGTGGTGCCGGACGGCGAGGCCCGCGCCGCGGCCGAGGAGCTGGCCCGGGAACTGACCCGTTTCCCGCAGCTGTGCATGCGCATGGACCGGGCGTCGGCCTATGCCCAGCATGGTCAGCCGCTGGCGGAGTCCCTGCGCGGCGAATACCAGCGGGGGCTGCGCGCGTTGCGCGAGGAAGGCGTTGCCGGCGCCAGCCGCTTCGCCTCCGGCCATGGTCGCCACGGCGACTTCGGAGACCTTTGA
- a CDS encoding enoyl-CoA hydratase, which translates to MAFDNLITEKRDGIGVITLNRPKVLNALNSALMRELGEALTAFDGDEDVAVMVITGSEKAFAAGADISEMQSKGFADVYKEDFITSEWEQILRCRKPVIAAVGGYALGGGCELAMMCDFILAADTAKFGQPEIKIGAIPGSGGTQRLTRFVGKSKAMEMCLTGRMMDADEAERSGLVSRVVPADQLLDEAMKTAGQIAGLSRMAVSMCKESVNRSYETTLSEGVLFERRVFHSIFATEDQKEGMAAFVEKREPQWRHR; encoded by the coding sequence ATGGCTTTTGACAACCTCATCACCGAGAAACGCGACGGCATCGGCGTGATCACCCTCAACCGCCCCAAGGTGCTGAACGCCCTCAACAGCGCCCTGATGCGCGAACTGGGCGAGGCCCTGACCGCCTTCGACGGCGACGAGGACGTGGCCGTCATGGTGATTACCGGCAGCGAGAAGGCGTTCGCCGCGGGGGCGGACATCAGCGAGATGCAGAGCAAAGGCTTCGCCGATGTCTACAAGGAAGACTTCATCACCAGCGAGTGGGAGCAGATCCTGCGCTGCCGCAAGCCCGTGATTGCCGCCGTGGGCGGCTACGCCCTGGGCGGCGGCTGTGAGCTGGCGATGATGTGCGATTTCATCCTGGCGGCGGACACCGCCAAGTTCGGCCAGCCGGAAATCAAGATCGGCGCCATCCCCGGCTCCGGCGGCACCCAGCGACTGACCCGTTTCGTCGGCAAGTCCAAGGCCATGGAGATGTGCCTCACCGGCCGCATGATGGACGCCGACGAGGCCGAGCGCTCCGGGCTGGTGAGCCGGGTGGTGCCGGCGGACCAGCTGCTGGACGAGGCCATGAAGACCGCCGGCCAGATCGCCGGGCTGTCCCGCATGGCCGTGAGCATGTGCAAGGAATCGGTGAACCGCTCCTACGAGACCACCCTCTCCGAGGGCGTGCTGTTCGAGCGGCGGGTGTTCCACTCCATCTTCGCCACCGAGGACCAGAAGGAAGGCATGGCCGCCTTCGTGGAGAAGCGTGAACCGCAGTGGAGGCACCGGTAA
- a CDS encoding phenylacetate--CoA ligase family protein, producing MSHNRYFDDREVRSPEEREAEQLQRVRDVVAHARSRSRYWGELLADVDPQAIRERGDLAQLPLTRKADIPGRQAADAPFGGMEAAPMEELAHVFQSPGPIFEAAETKGDYWRFGRAFWAAGLRPGQLVHNTFSYHLTPAGMMMDSGARAVGCPVFPAGIGNTDVQVEAIERLRPPVYGGTPSFLKALLDKGDELGRDVSSIAHALVGGEPLSGSLRDEMGQRGVQVLQAFATAELGLVAYESEALDGLITDEDVLLEVVRPGSGEPVAEGEVGEMVVTVLRAGAFPVIRFATGDLTAFLPGASPCGRTAPRIKGWMGRANQTTKVKGMFVTPEQINAIMARHAEIQRARLVVTREQEKDAMTLHVEAGTSDAAFADKVAESLQAVTKMRGDVKLAGEGELPNDGKVIADERSYD from the coding sequence TTGAGTCACAACCGCTACTTCGATGATCGCGAGGTGCGTTCCCCCGAGGAGCGCGAGGCCGAGCAGCTGCAAAGAGTCCGGGACGTGGTCGCGCATGCCAGGAGCCGATCGCGCTACTGGGGCGAGTTGCTGGCGGACGTGGATCCCCAGGCCATCCGCGAGCGCGGCGACCTGGCCCAGCTGCCCCTGACCCGCAAGGCGGATATTCCCGGGCGCCAGGCAGCGGATGCGCCCTTCGGCGGCATGGAGGCAGCGCCGATGGAGGAGCTGGCCCATGTATTCCAGTCGCCGGGGCCGATCTTCGAGGCCGCCGAGACCAAGGGCGATTACTGGCGGTTCGGTCGCGCCTTCTGGGCCGCCGGGCTGCGGCCGGGGCAACTGGTGCACAACACCTTTTCCTACCATCTCACCCCGGCCGGCATGATGATGGACAGCGGCGCCCGGGCCGTGGGCTGCCCCGTGTTTCCTGCCGGCATCGGCAATACCGACGTGCAGGTGGAAGCCATCGAGCGGCTGCGTCCGCCGGTCTACGGTGGTACGCCATCATTTCTGAAGGCGCTACTGGACAAGGGCGACGAGCTCGGCCGTGACGTCTCCTCCATTGCCCACGCGCTGGTGGGCGGTGAGCCACTGAGCGGCAGCCTGCGCGACGAGATGGGGCAGCGCGGCGTGCAGGTGCTGCAGGCCTTCGCCACCGCCGAACTCGGGCTGGTGGCCTACGAGAGCGAGGCCCTGGATGGGTTGATCACCGACGAGGACGTACTGCTGGAAGTAGTGCGCCCCGGCAGCGGCGAACCGGTGGCCGAGGGTGAAGTGGGCGAGATGGTGGTCACCGTGCTGCGCGCCGGCGCCTTCCCGGTGATCCGCTTCGCCACCGGTGATTTGACCGCCTTCCTCCCGGGTGCCAGTCCCTGCGGGCGCACTGCGCCGCGGATCAAGGGCTGGATGGGGCGGGCCAACCAGACCACCAAGGTCAAGGGCATGTTTGTCACCCCCGAGCAGATCAACGCCATCATGGCCCGCCACGCGGAGATCCAGCGCGCCCGCCTGGTGGTGACCCGTGAACAGGAAAAGGACGCCATGACCCTGCATGTGGAGGCCGGTACCAGCGATGCCGCCTTCGCCGACAAGGTCGCCGAGTCCCTGCAGGCGGTCACCAAGATGCGCGGTGACGTGAAGCTGGCCGGCGAGGGCGAGCTGCCCAACGACGGTAAGGTCATTGCGGACGAGCGCTCGTACGACTGA
- a CDS encoding acetyl-CoA C-acyltransferase yields the protein MQDDPIVIVGAARTPMGGLMGDVANLSATELGSYSISAALERAGVPADDVNEVFMGNVLPAGLGQAPARQAAMGAGLPKSVPCNTISKVCGSGMRATMFAHDVLALRRGRITVAGGMESMSRAPYLLEKARGGYRLGHGKLTDHMFFDGLEDAYEKGELMGKFAERCASHFQFSREAQDDFAEASLRRARQAADDGTFDAEIAPITIKERKGERTVSRDEQPWNADPDKLRTLKPAFDPQGTVTAANASSISDGAAALVLMPLSEAEKRGLTPLAAIRGQASHAREPQWFTTAPVGATQNLLEQVGWSAGEVDLYEINEAFAVVVMAAMKELGLPHDKVNVHGGACALGHPIGASGARIIVTLLNALQRHDLKRGVASICIGGGEATAVAVERLT from the coding sequence ATGCAAGACGATCCCATTGTCATCGTCGGCGCCGCCCGCACCCCCATGGGTGGCCTCATGGGCGACGTCGCCAACCTGAGCGCCACCGAACTGGGCAGCTACAGCATCAGCGCCGCCCTGGAACGTGCCGGCGTCCCCGCCGACGACGTCAACGAAGTCTTCATGGGCAACGTCCTGCCCGCCGGCCTCGGCCAGGCCCCGGCCCGGCAGGCCGCCATGGGCGCCGGCCTGCCCAAGTCCGTGCCCTGCAACACCATCAGCAAAGTGTGCGGCTCCGGCATGCGCGCCACCATGTTCGCCCACGACGTGCTCGCCCTGAGACGCGGCCGCATCACCGTCGCCGGCGGCATGGAAAGCATGTCCCGGGCACCGTACCTGCTGGAGAAAGCCCGCGGCGGCTACCGCCTCGGGCATGGCAAACTCACCGACCACATGTTCTTCGACGGCCTCGAGGACGCCTACGAAAAGGGCGAACTCATGGGCAAGTTCGCCGAACGCTGCGCCAGCCACTTCCAGTTCAGCCGCGAGGCCCAGGACGACTTCGCCGAAGCCTCCCTGCGCCGTGCCCGCCAGGCCGCCGACGACGGCACCTTCGACGCCGAGATTGCGCCCATCACCATCAAGGAGCGCAAGGGCGAGCGCACCGTCAGCCGCGACGAACAGCCCTGGAACGCCGATCCCGACAAACTGCGGACCCTCAAGCCCGCATTCGATCCCCAGGGCACCGTCACCGCCGCCAACGCCAGCTCCATCTCCGACGGCGCCGCCGCGCTGGTGCTCATGCCACTGAGCGAAGCCGAGAAGCGCGGCCTGACCCCGCTGGCGGCTATCCGCGGCCAGGCCAGCCACGCCCGCGAGCCGCAGTGGTTCACCACCGCCCCCGTGGGCGCCACGCAGAATCTGCTGGAACAGGTGGGCTGGTCCGCCGGCGAGGTGGACCTCTACGAGATCAACGAAGCCTTCGCCGTGGTGGTCATGGCCGCCATGAAAGAGCTGGGCCTTCCCCACGACAAGGTCAACGTCCACGGCGGCGCCTGCGCCCTGGGGCACCCCATCGGCGCCTCCGGGGCGCGGATCATCGTGACCCTGCTGAATGCGCTGCAGAGACACGACCTGAAGCGGGGTGTGGCATCCATCTGCATCGGGGGTGGCGAGGCGACGGCAGTGGCTGTGGAGAGGCTGACCTGA
- the mmsB gene encoding 3-hydroxyisobutyrate dehydrogenase: MASIGFIGLGNMGGPMASNLVSAGHALRVFDLSQEAVQRLVDAGATACAGPGEAADGVDMVITMLPAGRHVRELYLGEGGLLDKVAKGTLLIDCSTIDADTARAVAAEAENTGCPMIDAPVSGGVAGAEAGKLVFMVGGETGPVEQARPVLDVMGRAVFHAGPAGAGQVAKMCNNMLLAISMIGTSEAINLGVAEGLDPKALSDIMQQASGGNWVLNVYNPYPGVMDGTPASRGYTGGFGTALMLKDLGLAMDAALKDGKATPLGSTARNIYALHAAAGNGGKDFSSVIEFLQHGGGSSSQ; the protein is encoded by the coding sequence ATGGCGAGCATCGGATTCATCGGACTGGGGAACATGGGCGGCCCCATGGCCAGCAACCTGGTCAGCGCCGGCCACGCGCTGCGGGTGTTCGACCTCTCGCAGGAGGCGGTGCAGCGTCTTGTGGACGCCGGTGCCACCGCCTGTGCCGGCCCGGGCGAGGCGGCGGACGGCGTTGACATGGTCATCACCATGCTGCCTGCGGGCCGGCACGTGCGTGAGCTGTATCTGGGCGAGGGCGGCCTGCTGGACAAGGTGGCCAAGGGCACGCTGCTCATCGACTGCAGCACCATTGATGCCGACACCGCCCGCGCGGTGGCAGCCGAGGCCGAGAATACCGGCTGTCCCATGATCGATGCCCCCGTCTCGGGCGGCGTCGCTGGCGCCGAGGCGGGCAAGCTGGTGTTCATGGTGGGCGGTGAAACCGGCCCCGTGGAGCAGGCCCGCCCGGTGCTCGACGTCATGGGCAGGGCGGTGTTCCACGCCGGCCCCGCCGGCGCCGGCCAGGTGGCGAAGATGTGCAACAACATGCTGCTCGCCATCAGCATGATCGGCACGTCCGAGGCCATCAACCTGGGCGTGGCCGAGGGGCTGGATCCCAAGGCCCTGTCGGACATCATGCAGCAGGCCTCCGGCGGCAACTGGGTGCTGAACGTCTACAATCCCTACCCCGGGGTCATGGACGGCACACCGGCCTCCCGCGGCTACACCGGTGGCTTCGGCACGGCGCTTATGCTCAAGGATCTGGGGCTGGCCATGGATGCCGCACTGAAGGACGGCAAGGCCACGCCGCTGGGATCCACCGCCCGTAACATCTACGCGCTGCACGCCGCCGCCGGCAACGGCGGCAAGGACTTCTCCAGTGTCATCGAGTTCCTGCAGCACGGCGGGGGGTCGTCGTCGCAATGA
- a CDS encoding ABC transporter ATP-binding protein — MAEQTAHQDALLSMQNVEVVYNHVVLVLKGVSLDVKEGDIVALLGGNGAGKSTTLKSISGLLTGERGEITRGSLTYDGMDISHTPAPERVERGLVHVMEGRRVFEHLTVEENLLVGAYARSISRGEAEQEMERLYEYFPRLKERRKSTAGYTSGGEQQMLALGRALMASPRMILLDEPSMGLAPQLVEEIFEIVSRLRREQKVTFLVAEQNTNVALQHADFGYILENGRVVLYGTGSELRDNADVKEFYLGVGSGEARKSFRDVKHYRRRKRWLA; from the coding sequence ATGGCGGAACAGACCGCACATCAGGATGCTCTTCTGAGCATGCAGAACGTGGAGGTGGTCTATAACCACGTGGTGCTGGTGCTCAAGGGCGTCTCCCTGGACGTCAAGGAGGGCGACATCGTCGCGCTTCTCGGCGGCAACGGCGCCGGCAAGAGTACGACCCTCAAGTCCATCTCCGGACTCCTCACCGGTGAGCGGGGCGAAATCACCCGCGGCTCGCTGACCTACGACGGCATGGACATCAGCCATACGCCGGCGCCCGAGCGGGTGGAGCGCGGACTGGTGCACGTCATGGAAGGCCGCCGGGTGTTCGAGCACCTCACCGTGGAGGAAAACCTGCTGGTGGGCGCCTACGCGCGCAGCATCTCCCGCGGCGAGGCGGAGCAGGAGATGGAACGGCTGTACGAGTATTTCCCGCGCCTCAAGGAGCGCCGGAAGTCCACCGCCGGCTATACCTCGGGTGGTGAGCAGCAGATGCTGGCGCTGGGGCGGGCCCTGATGGCCAGTCCGCGCATGATCCTGCTGGATGAGCCCTCCATGGGGCTGGCGCCGCAGCTGGTGGAAGAGATTTTCGAGATCGTCTCGCGGCTGCGCCGCGAACAGAAGGTCACCTTCCTGGTGGCCGAGCAGAATACTAATGTGGCCCTGCAGCATGCCGACTTCGGTTACATCCTGGAGAACGGCCGGGTGGTGCTCTACGGCACCGGCAGCGAACTGCGGGACAACGCCGACGTGAAGGAATTCTACCTCGGCGTCGGCTCCGGGGAAGCGCGCAAGAGCTTCCGCGACGTGAAACATTACCGCCGCCGCAAACGCTGGCTCGCATGA
- a CDS encoding enoyl-CoA hydratase/isomerase family protein: MSDTPVVIESLETADGQQLKRVRLNAEKSLNSLSQAMIDALQPALDEWAADDSVAGVFLEGTGEKAFCAGGDVVSLYHDMKQHAPGEPAPVAERFFTTEYRLDYTVHTYPKPIVCWADGIVMGGGVGLLAGTSHGILTERSRLAMPEMPLGLFPDVGGTFFLTRMPGRTGYYLGITGEHVFGSDIFELGLGDYMIASDQRETMVEALKAARWGRTERERHEAASQALGTVWQAHDASGPTPLMDRFAAIQALTDHATPGAVVDAIHRAAETDEALQSVAKGLTRACPVSQAVFDRQYRGGRHLSLAECFRRELCMAVQASRHPDFREGVRALLVDKDRNPNWSVPSLSEVAEATVEAHFRLPSDYTSHPLADL, from the coding sequence ATGAGTGATACTCCGGTCGTCATCGAGAGCCTGGAGACTGCCGATGGGCAGCAGTTGAAGCGGGTGCGGCTGAATGCCGAGAAATCGCTGAACTCGCTCAGCCAGGCCATGATCGATGCCCTGCAGCCGGCCCTGGACGAGTGGGCCGCGGATGATTCCGTGGCCGGCGTGTTCCTGGAGGGCACCGGCGAGAAGGCGTTCTGCGCCGGCGGGGACGTGGTGAGCCTGTACCACGACATGAAGCAGCACGCCCCGGGGGAGCCGGCGCCGGTGGCGGAGCGGTTCTTCACCACGGAGTACCGGCTGGACTACACGGTGCACACCTATCCCAAACCCATCGTCTGCTGGGCGGACGGGATCGTCATGGGCGGCGGTGTGGGCCTGCTGGCGGGCACCAGTCACGGCATTCTCACGGAGCGCTCGCGCCTGGCCATGCCGGAGATGCCCCTGGGGTTGTTCCCGGACGTAGGCGGCACTTTCTTCCTGACCCGCATGCCCGGCCGCACGGGCTATTACCTGGGCATCACCGGCGAGCACGTGTTTGGCTCCGACATCTTCGAACTGGGGCTGGGCGACTACATGATCGCTTCGGACCAGCGCGAGACCATGGTGGAGGCCCTGAAGGCGGCCCGCTGGGGCCGCACCGAGCGCGAGCGCCACGAGGCCGCCAGCCAGGCGCTCGGCACAGTCTGGCAGGCCCACGACGCCTCCGGCCCGACGCCGCTCATGGATCGCTTCGCCGCCATCCAGGCGCTGACCGACCATGCCACGCCCGGCGCCGTGGTGGACGCCATCCACCGGGCGGCGGAGACGGACGAGGCCCTGCAGTCCGTGGCCAAGGGTCTGACCCGCGCCTGCCCCGTGTCCCAGGCGGTGTTCGATCGCCAGTACCGGGGAGGCCGGCACCTGTCCCTGGCCGAGTGCTTCCGGCGGGAGCTGTGCATGGCCGTGCAGGCCTCCCGCCACCCGGACTTCCGCGAGGGGGTCCGGGCGCTGCTGGTGGATAAGGACCGCAACCCGAACTGGTCGGTGCCGTCGCTGAGTGAGGTCGCGGAGGCGACGGTGGAGGCCCACTTCCGTCTGCCATCGGATTACACCAGCCACCCGCTGGCGGACCTGTAG